In Kineosporia sp. NBRC 101731, the DNA window TCTGTAACGGCGATTGGCCCGATTCGACCCGTTTCCCGACTGAGAATTTGCTGAGAAAATGATCAGGAACCGCGGACCGTCGACTCCCGCACGATCAATTCGGGCAGGTAGACGACCTGACGGTGCTGATGCTCGACGCCGCTCTCGTGCGCCTGCGTCTCCTCGGTCAGCAGTTCTGCCGCGGTGCGGCCGATCTGGTGCCGGGGCTGGCGTACCGACGTCAGGGGCACTGCGGCCGCGGCGGCGAACTCGATGTCGTCGTACCCGACGATGGCGAGATCGTCCGGCACCCGGATGCGCAGGCGGGTCATCTCCTGCAGCAGCCCCAGGGCCAGGAGGTCGTTCGCGCAGAACGCGGCGGTGGGACGCCGCGAGGCCGGCATGCCTGCCAGGCGCTGACCGGCGGCCCGCCCCTCGGCCACGGTGAGGGCCGCCGTCGGCAGCACGGTCAGTGCCCCGGCGCCTTCCACCGCACCGCGAAAACCACGGAGCCGGTCCTGCACCTGGCCGATGGAGTCCGGCCCGCCGACGAAGGCGAAGCGCTCGTGACCGCTCTCGACCAGGTACTCACCGGCCAGCCGGCCACCGTAGACGTCGTCGACCGAGACCGAGCACCAGTCGTCACCACCCGTGCGGTCGACGAGCACCACCGGCACGCCGATACCCGGCAGCGCCGCCCGGCCGACCCCACCCGGATCCACCGGCGTGACCAGCACACCGCGCACCCGCTGTTCGAAAAGCAGTTCCAGGTATTCGTGTTCCCGCTGGCGGCTGTTGTCGCTGTTGCACAGGAACACGGCCAGCCCGGCATCCCGGGCGGCCTCCTCGACGCCCCGGGCGACGTCGGTGAAGAACGGGTTGGCGGCGTCGAGCACCAGGTAGCCGATGGTGCGGCTGGCCCCGGCCCGCAGGTGCCGCGCGGACTCGTTACGCACGAAGCCGAGCTTCTCGATCGCGGACTCCACCCGGGAGCGGGTCGCCTCACCCACCCGGTCGGGCCGGTTCAGCACGTTGGAGACCGTGCCCACCGAGACCCCGGCCGCGGCCGCGACGTCCTTCACGCTGACCGAGCTGGACAACCGTCCGCCCCTCTCCGGGATCGCACCACGAACTGCTGATTGAAACGCCTCAGCGCCCCGAGCGCCAGAACCGCTCGCCGCACAGGAGCCCCGTCACGACCTACTCCGGACATTCTCCCCCACCGCGCCGCTGAACTGCGCCGACAGGACGTCCATGGCCACCAGTGCCTGTGACCCTTGACACTAGCGAGCGGCCAGACATAGCGTCACCGCACCTGAATCGTTTCAAACCCCTGGTCTTGCGAGGAACCGAACCCATGAACAGGTACTGCTTCCTGCTGCAGGTCCGGCCTGAGCGGCTCGCCGAGTACAAGGAGCGTCACGCCGCCGTCTGGCCGGAGATGCTGCGGGCCCTGGCCGACTCCGGCTGGACCAACTACTCGCTCTTCGCCCGCGAGGACGGTCTGCTGGTCGGCTACGTCGAGGCGCACGACCTGATCGCGGCCCAGGAGGCCATGGCCCGCACCGATGTGAACTCCCGCTGGCAGGAACAGATGGGCGAGTTCTTCATCGGGCTCGACGGTCGCGCGCCGGACGAGGGTTTCCTGCTGCTGGAGCAGGTCTTCAACCTGGAGGACCAGTTGGGGAAGACCGTCTGACCGGCACGGCGAAGGGCCGGGACCCCAGGGGGTCGCCGGCCCTTCGCCCGGTTCGGGTTCGCTACCTGACGTGCTTGCCCTCGGCGGCGGCACCCGCCGGAACCGGCTGGGCGTCGTCGACGAGCTCCGAAGGCGACTCACCGACGTCGGACGGCTTCATCGACACGGTCTTGCGCAGCGCGACCTCTTCGATGAAGAGCGTCGCGATCAGGCCGACCACACCGACCACCGCGGCCACCAGGAAGATCCGGGCCGTTCCGTCGCCGTACGCGGCGCGCACCACCTCGGCGACCGGGGCGGGCAGGCTCTTCACGTCGAGCGTGCTGCCGCCCGAGGAAGCGGCGGCGGGGTCGATGCCGATCCCGACCAGGCCCTTCATGATCAGGTCGGTGACGTGGCTGGCCAGGATGGCGCCGAGCACCGTGACGCCGACCGCGCCACCGAGCGACCGGAAGAAGGCGATGACGCCACTGGCGGTACCGATGTCGGTGCTGTCGACGGTGTTCTGCACGGCCAGGACCAGGTTCTGCATCGAGGCACCGACACCGGCGCCGACCAGGACCATGTAGAAGCCGATGAGCACCAGCGAGGTGGTGTGGTCGATGGTGCCCAGCAGGCCGAAGCCGACCACGAGCAGGGCCACGCCGCCGACGATGTAGCGCTTGTAGTAACCGGTGGAGACGATCAGCCGGCCGACGATGATCGACGAGACCATGACGCCGAGCATCAGCGGCATGGTGAGAAGACCGGCCTGGGTGGGCGAGTAACCGCGGGC includes these proteins:
- a CDS encoding LacI family DNA-binding transcriptional regulator — protein: MSSSVSVKDVAAAAGVSVGTVSNVLNRPDRVGEATRSRVESAIEKLGFVRNESARHLRAGASRTIGYLVLDAANPFFTDVARGVEEAARDAGLAVFLCNSDNSRQREHEYLELLFEQRVRGVLVTPVDPGGVGRAALPGIGVPVVLVDRTGGDDWCSVSVDDVYGGRLAGEYLVESGHERFAFVGGPDSIGQVQDRLRGFRGAVEGAGALTVLPTAALTVAEGRAAGQRLAGMPASRRPTAAFCANDLLALGLLQEMTRLRIRVPDDLAIVGYDDIEFAAAAAVPLTSVRQPRHQIGRTAAELLTEETQAHESGVEHQHRQVVYLPELIVRESTVRGS
- a CDS encoding L-rhamnose mutarotase, whose amino-acid sequence is MNRYCFLLQVRPERLAEYKERHAAVWPEMLRALADSGWTNYSLFAREDGLLVGYVEAHDLIAAQEAMARTDVNSRWQEQMGEFFIGLDGRAPDEGFLLLEQVFNLEDQLGKTV